In the Chryseobacterium sp. MYb264 genome, one interval contains:
- a CDS encoding efflux transporter outer membrane subunit, with product MKSLLNIIKGITFSVAILAAVSSCMARKEYERPKNVVDEKLFRTDMLPSDSTNVANVSWKEIFTDPILQGHINKALDNNLDIRIALQSINSAEAYLKQSKAAYQPTLSVGPNYTFQTQSINTQFGQIIGSRRYVNQFDITASLAWEADVWGKLKAQQKAQLATYLGTVAAHKAVKSDLVASIASAYYQLLTYDEQKKIITETIKVREQNLETTKALKESGTLTEVAVQQSEALVFNAKSLLIDIDTQIQLLENTMSLLMGEPSHAIERSTLTSQKVPIDLKLGYPAQLLANRPDVMQAEFSLMNAFELTNSAKAQFYPTLKLTGSGGFQSVDIDHLFSVNSLFATVVAGLAQPILNKRAIQTNYDVSLANKETAYLNFRKTVLTAGKEVSDAIRVFSVQDQYIDLKQKELDAYKKSVDFSQELVNYGMANYLEVLNASVNSLNAELNISNAEYSKMKAAVELYQALGGGWK from the coding sequence ATGAAGAGTTTATTAAACATCATAAAAGGAATCACTTTTTCAGTCGCTATTCTTGCTGCCGTATCATCTTGTATGGCAAGAAAAGAATATGAAAGGCCGAAAAATGTGGTAGACGAAAAGCTTTTCCGTACAGATATGCTTCCTTCCGACAGTACAAACGTCGCGAATGTTTCCTGGAAAGAAATTTTCACAGATCCTATACTTCAAGGGCACATCAACAAAGCTTTAGATAATAATTTAGATATAAGAATTGCTTTACAAAGCATTAATTCGGCGGAAGCTTATTTAAAGCAAAGTAAAGCAGCCTATCAGCCGACATTGTCAGTTGGTCCGAACTATACTTTCCAAACACAGTCAATCAATACACAGTTTGGACAGATCATCGGATCTAGACGATATGTAAACCAGTTTGATATTACAGCAAGTCTTGCTTGGGAAGCGGATGTTTGGGGTAAATTGAAAGCTCAGCAAAAAGCTCAGTTGGCAACTTATCTGGGGACTGTTGCTGCTCATAAAGCAGTAAAAAGTGACTTGGTGGCATCTATTGCTTCTGCATACTATCAATTGTTGACGTATGACGAGCAGAAAAAAATCATCACAGAAACGATTAAAGTTCGTGAGCAGAATTTAGAAACAACAAAAGCGTTAAAAGAATCAGGAACATTAACGGAAGTTGCTGTTCAGCAAAGTGAAGCGCTTGTTTTTAATGCTAAATCTTTATTAATTGATATTGATACACAGATTCAGTTATTGGAAAACACGATGAGCCTTTTAATGGGAGAGCCTTCTCATGCGATTGAAAGATCTACATTAACGAGCCAAAAAGTTCCGATTGATCTGAAATTAGGATATCCGGCTCAATTATTGGCCAACAGACCAGACGTAATGCAGGCTGAATTTAGCTTGATGAATGCTTTTGAATTAACAAATTCAGCAAAAGCTCAGTTTTATCCAACGTTGAAGCTTACCGGAAGTGGAGGTTTCCAATCAGTAGATATTGATCATTTGTTCAGTGTAAACTCTTTATTTGCAACGGTAGTCGCTGGTTTGGCACAACCAATTTTGAATAAAAGAGCGATTCAGACCAATTACGATGTCAGTTTGGCGAACAAAGAAACGGCTTATCTGAATTTCAGAAAAACGGTTCTTACCGCTGGAAAAGAAGTATCAGATGCGATCAGAGTTTTCTCGGTTCAGGATCAGTATATCGATTTGAAGCAAAAAGAATTGGATGCCTACAAAAAATCAGTTGACTTTTCTCAGGAATTGGTAAACTACGGTATGGCAAATTATCTTGAGGTATTAAATGCAAGCGTAAATTCATTAAACGCAGAATTGAATATTTCAAATGCAGAATATAGTAAAATGAAGGCTGCTGTTGAGCTTTATCAGGCTCTTGGCGGTGGCTGGAAATAA
- a CDS encoding C40 family peptidase: protein MTARLLSNTTRWNKIFILLIASSVAVSCGSSKGVASKNKSGNKTVAKSENLRNLDSKFDGKVSKSISSILKDAEKYIGTPYKFGGNTSSGFDCSGFTVKVFDENDYQLPRRSSDQAEAGNKIDIRDVKPGDLLFFATAGGSRVSHVGIVHDIGGDGEVKFIHASTSKGVIISSLNEKYWNKAYLHARRVL from the coding sequence ATGACAGCCAGATTACTTTCAAATACTACCAGGTGGAACAAGATTTTTATACTGCTGATCGCCTCATCCGTTGCTGTATCTTGTGGAAGTTCAAAAGGTGTGGCTTCTAAAAATAAATCGGGGAATAAAACGGTTGCGAAGTCGGAAAATCTACGAAATCTGGATTCAAAATTTGACGGGAAAGTTTCAAAATCCATCAGCAGTATTCTTAAAGATGCCGAAAAATATATCGGAACGCCCTATAAATTTGGCGGAAATACCTCTTCAGGCTTTGATTGCTCGGGATTTACGGTGAAGGTATTCGACGAAAACGACTATCAGTTACCCAGAAGATCCTCTGATCAGGCCGAAGCGGGCAATAAAATAGATATCAGGGATGTGAAACCGGGCGATCTTTTATTTTTTGCGACAGCAGGTGGCAGTCGCGTTTCCCATGTTGGTATTGTTCATGATATCGGAGGTGATGGGGAAGTGAAATTTATTCATGCTTCTACTTCAAAGGGCGTCATTATTTCTTCATTAAATGAAAAATACTGGAATAAAGCGTATCTGCATGCAAGAAGAGTTTTATAA
- a CDS encoding methyltransferase family protein, which yields MTDFLRLFIPLYFILFFAVAFFGASFVVARRIGKNPNVLPKDDSAYGLIGQYFKLCLFGLFAYTVLLFCFAHFLFRLYLIPFLDVHYLKYIGIFLMILSFTWVVIAQIQMKNSWRIGIDEDLKTELITVGLFNYSRNPIFLGMIFSLIGFFLTLPTMFSLLFMILGIILIQIQIRLEEEFLLRQHGESYLHYESRVRRLL from the coding sequence ATGACAGATTTCCTGAGATTATTTATTCCTTTATATTTTATCCTGTTTTTTGCAGTTGCCTTTTTCGGAGCAAGCTTTGTTGTGGCCAGAAGAATCGGTAAAAATCCAAACGTACTTCCCAAAGACGATTCTGCGTATGGATTAATCGGTCAGTATTTTAAGCTTTGTCTTTTCGGACTTTTCGCCTATACTGTGCTGCTATTTTGTTTTGCTCATTTTCTCTTTCGTCTTTATTTAATTCCTTTTTTAGATGTTCATTATTTGAAATATATCGGAATTTTTTTGATGATTTTGAGCTTTACTTGGGTGGTTATTGCTCAAATTCAAATGAAAAATTCATGGCGAATCGGAATTGATGAAGATTTAAAAACAGAGCTGATTACAGTTGGACTTTTCAACTATTCCCGAAATCCCATTTTTCTAGGGATGATTTTCAGCTTAATCGGATTTTTTCTTACGCTGCCTACGATGTTTTCATTACTATTTATGATTCTGGGAATTATTTTAATTCAGATTCAGATCAGGCTGGAAGAAGAGTTTCTTTTAAGACAGCATGGTGAAAGTTATTTACATTATGAAAGTAGGGTGAGACGTTTATTGTAG
- a CDS encoding 2,3,4,5-tetrahydropyridine-2,6-dicarboxylate N-succinyltransferase: MSLQQTIENIWDNRDLLQNEDSQKAIREVISLVDKGELRTAEPTENGWQVNEWVKKAVVMYFPIQKMETIEVGPFEFHDKMPLKRNYAEKGVRVVPHAVAREGAYIAPGVIMMPSYVNIGAYVDSGTMVDTWATVGSCAQIGKNVHLSGGVGIGGVLEPLQAAPVIIEDDCFIGSRCIVVEGVHVEKEAVLGANVVLTASTKIIDVTGPEPIEIKGRVPARSVVIPGSYTKQYPAGEYQVPCALIIGQRKESTDKKTSLNDALRDNNVAV; encoded by the coding sequence ATGTCGTTACAACAAACTATTGAAAATATCTGGGACAACAGAGATTTATTGCAGAATGAGGACAGCCAAAAGGCGATCAGAGAGGTTATTTCTTTGGTGGACAAAGGGGAACTTCGTACCGCTGAGCCTACAGAAAACGGATGGCAGGTAAATGAATGGGTGAAAAAAGCAGTGGTTATGTACTTCCCGATCCAGAAAATGGAAACAATTGAAGTAGGTCCGTTTGAATTTCATGACAAAATGCCTTTGAAGAGAAATTATGCTGAAAAAGGAGTAAGAGTTGTACCGCATGCCGTGGCGAGAGAAGGTGCTTATATCGCTCCGGGAGTGATCATGATGCCGTCTTATGTAAACATCGGGGCTTATGTTGATTCGGGAACCATGGTCGATACATGGGCAACGGTAGGAAGCTGTGCACAGATCGGTAAAAATGTTCACCTGAGTGGTGGTGTAGGTATCGGTGGTGTGTTGGAACCACTTCAGGCTGCTCCGGTAATTATTGAAGATGACTGTTTCATCGGTTCAAGATGTATCGTGGTGGAAGGTGTTCATGTAGAAAAAGAAGCTGTTTTGGGAGCTAATGTTGTTTTAACGGCATCTACAAAAATTATTGATGTTACAGGACCGGAGCCTATTGAGATCAAAGGAAGAGTTCCTGCCCGTTCAGTGGTAATTCCTGGAAGTTATACCAAGCAATATCCGGCTGGAGAATATCAGGTTCCTTGTGCATTGATCATCGGTCAGAGAAAAGAGTCTACAGATAAGAAGACTTCTCTTAATGATGCATTGAGAGATAATAATGTAGCTGTATAA
- a CDS encoding glycosyltransferase family 87 protein: protein MKDKFLTILLNPKYIFGVYLIIAVVTALSKFSRGYQAINNYMIFKNVFFNTIDEKNLYLQYPERYFDMNHYGVFFSLLIAPFALMPDWLGISLWNIANTAVFLYAIHKLPFSDPKKAIFALLCLQEYITAAISLQFNIALVGLLMLSATYIYERKEVKSASAIVVGIFVKLYGIVGLSQFFFIKNKMKFILSGVVIAILCLIIPMAYSTPQFVIQSYADWSHSLISKNNDNQVLGNMQDISLMGFVRRILGDASISNLTFLAFGVPLFALPYIRIKQYKHYAFQLMILASTLLFLVLFSSGSESPTYIIAVAGVMIWFTLQKEKTPFILALLIFVIILTCFSPSDLFPKFIKKNYIIKYSLKAVPCIIVWLRVIYELLTKDFDKDYTLN, encoded by the coding sequence TTGAAAGATAAATTTCTTACAATACTTTTAAACCCTAAATATATATTTGGGGTTTATCTTATTATAGCTGTGGTGACTGCGCTATCTAAATTTTCCAGAGGGTATCAGGCCATTAATAACTATATGATTTTCAAAAATGTATTTTTCAATACCATTGATGAAAAAAATCTGTACCTGCAGTATCCCGAGCGTTATTTTGATATGAATCATTATGGCGTTTTTTTTAGTTTGCTAATTGCTCCTTTTGCCTTAATGCCGGATTGGTTAGGAATTTCTCTTTGGAATATTGCCAATACAGCTGTTTTTCTTTACGCTATTCATAAACTTCCGTTTTCAGATCCAAAGAAGGCTATTTTTGCGCTTCTCTGTTTACAGGAATATATCACAGCGGCCATAAGTTTACAGTTTAATATTGCATTGGTAGGGCTTCTCATGTTGTCAGCAACTTACATTTACGAGAGAAAAGAAGTAAAGTCTGCATCAGCTATTGTGGTAGGTATTTTTGTGAAGCTTTACGGAATCGTTGGCTTATCCCAATTCTTTTTCATTAAGAACAAGATGAAATTCATTCTTTCCGGAGTGGTGATCGCTATTCTCTGTCTTATAATTCCAATGGCGTATTCAACGCCTCAGTTTGTTATTCAGAGCTATGCAGACTGGTCTCATTCTCTTATTTCAAAAAACAATGATAATCAGGTTTTAGGGAATATGCAGGATATTTCATTAATGGGCTTTGTAAGAAGAATTTTAGGAGATGCTTCTATTTCAAATCTTACTTTTCTGGCTTTTGGAGTTCCTCTATTTGCACTGCCTTATATCAGAATCAAGCAGTATAAGCATTATGCATTTCAGCTGATGATTTTAGCTTCCACTTTACTTTTTTTAGTGTTATTTAGCTCAGGATCAGAGTCTCCAACTTATATTATTGCCGTAGCAGGGGTTATGATCTGGTTTACGCTTCAGAAGGAAAAAACTCCTTTTATTTTAGCATTATTGATATTTGTAATTATTTTAACCTGTTTTTCTCCGTCAGATTTGTTTCCGAAATTTATTAAGAAAAATTATATTATAAAATATTCTTTAAAAGCAGTACCTTGTATTATCGTTTGGTTAAGAGTTATTTATGAACTTCTGACAAAGGACTTTGATAAAGATTATACTTTGAATTAG
- a CDS encoding glycosyltransferase family 2 protein, which produces MKKISIVIPAYNEGGNVALIHEKIKEVFTGLKNYDFEIIFVNDGSRDDTQQRLEELSQQFEEVKFIEFSRNFGHQPAVKAGMDNAHGNAVISMDGDLQHPPELIPQMIKKWEEGYDVVFTIRTYPKQISWFKRKTSDFFYKLLSSLSDVNLTKGGGSDFRLLDANAVQVMRDFKEDDLFLRGLTSWMGFKQTGIDFVAAERIAGESSYNIRKMLTFAFTGITAFSVKPLYIAAYLGFLFSGLSVLGYIGYVIYAFAAHTEISGWASLIMTIVFFGGLQLIIMGIIGIYLGKIFKQVKERPNYIVKNKNF; this is translated from the coding sequence ATGAAGAAAATTTCAATTGTCATTCCTGCCTATAATGAAGGAGGTAATGTTGCCCTGATCCATGAAAAAATTAAAGAAGTTTTTACAGGGTTAAAGAATTATGATTTCGAAATAATCTTTGTAAACGACGGCAGCAGAGACGATACCCAACAGAGGCTGGAGGAATTATCTCAGCAGTTTGAAGAAGTGAAATTTATTGAATTTTCAAGAAATTTTGGACATCAGCCTGCTGTAAAGGCGGGTATGGACAATGCCCACGGAAATGCAGTCATTTCGATGGATGGTGATCTTCAGCATCCTCCCGAACTTATTCCTCAAATGATAAAAAAATGGGAAGAAGGCTATGACGTTGTCTTCACCATTAGAACATATCCCAAACAGATTTCATGGTTTAAAAGAAAAACTTCGGATTTTTTCTATAAACTTTTATCAAGCCTCTCTGACGTCAATCTTACAAAAGGAGGAGGTTCAGATTTCCGGTTACTAGATGCCAATGCGGTTCAGGTCATGAGAGATTTTAAAGAGGATGACTTATTCTTAAGAGGACTGACAAGCTGGATGGGGTTTAAACAGACAGGAATTGATTTCGTTGCCGCTGAAAGAATAGCAGGAGAAAGCAGTTATAATATTAGAAAAATGCTCACTTTTGCCTTTACAGGGATTACGGCATTTAGTGTAAAACCTCTCTATATAGCGGCTTACTTAGGTTTTTTATTCTCAGGATTATCGGTTTTAGGGTATATAGGGTATGTAATTTATGCCTTCGCGGCTCATACCGAAATTTCCGGTTGGGCATCCTTAATTATGACCATTGTATTTTTTGGAGGACTTCAGCTGATTATTATGGGCATCATCGGTATTTATTTAGGGAAGATTTTCAAACAGGTTAAGGAAAGACCCAACTATATTGTAAAAAATAAAAATTTTTAA
- a CDS encoding polysaccharide deacetylase family protein, with protein MVLLSFDIEEFDMPLEYKGEISFDQQISISQRGLENILNILKKHQVKATFFSTVIFAENSKDLIRRLINEGHELASHTWFHSEFEEKHLKESRERLEELFSVKVTGLRMPRMMPVDEKAVENAGYSYNSSVNPTFLPGRYNNLKVSRTYFKEGNVMQVPASVSPNFRIPLFWLSFHNFPLSFYKKLSSDTLKKDNYLNIYFHPWEFSEIKDQAFKLPGFTVKNSGKDMVRRFDEFVGWLKSKNYIFGTFQEFQKQITL; from the coding sequence ATGGTTTTATTAAGTTTTGATATCGAGGAATTTGATATGCCTTTGGAGTATAAAGGTGAAATTTCCTTTGATCAACAAATCTCCATATCTCAGCGGGGGCTTGAAAATATTTTAAATATTTTAAAAAAGCATCAGGTAAAAGCTACCTTTTTCTCTACAGTCATTTTCGCTGAAAACAGCAAAGATTTAATTAGAAGATTAATTAATGAAGGTCATGAGCTGGCTTCTCATACATGGTTTCATTCCGAATTTGAGGAAAAACATTTGAAGGAATCCAGAGAACGTCTGGAAGAATTATTTTCTGTAAAAGTGACGGGATTAAGAATGCCCCGAATGATGCCTGTGGACGAAAAAGCGGTGGAAAATGCAGGATATTCATATAATTCGTCTGTCAATCCTACTTTTTTACCGGGAAGATACAACAATCTGAAAGTTTCCAGAACATATTTTAAAGAAGGTAATGTGATGCAGGTTCCTGCTTCGGTTTCGCCTAATTTCAGAATTCCTTTATTTTGGCTGAGTTTTCATAATTTTCCTCTGTCTTTCTACAAAAAATTGTCTTCAGATACCTTAAAGAAAGATAATTATCTCAATATTTACTTTCATCCCTGGGAATTTTCGGAGATAAAAGATCAGGCGTTTAAATTGCCTGGTTTTACAGTAAAAAACTCAGGAAAGGATATGGTCAGAAGATTTGATGAATTTGTGGGTTGGCTTAAAAGTAAAAACTATATCTTTGGAACCTTTCAGGAATTTCAAAAACAGATAACATTATGA
- a CDS encoding glycosyltransferase family 4 protein yields MKIAFDAKRFFHNTSGLGNYSRDLVRILSQFYPENDYVLLNKNKSERGKDILEKKNVHFIETSKGKLSRQLKMGKDAQKQNADVFHGLSGELPLKWDSKPIKKIVTVHDLIFVRYPQYYSFFDRKIHLWKFKKATSMADEVIAISEQTKQDIMDFLKVPESKITVIYQGCHNAFKEEQSEELIKAVKAKFQLPERFILNVGTIEDRKNLLSVVKAIKDTGIPLVVVGKKAKYFRKIEDFIQKNKMEKQVHFLEGVSMDELAVIYKLADIFVYPSFFEGFGIPVIEALFSKTVTITSNTSCLPEAGGPDSVYIDPENYLDLQSKIKFLWDNESERKRRADKGFDFVQKFNDEAIAKELMTLYQKNK; encoded by the coding sequence ATGAAAATTGCATTTGATGCAAAGCGTTTTTTTCACAACACTTCAGGCTTAGGCAACTATTCAAGGGATTTGGTTAGAATACTTTCTCAGTTTTATCCTGAAAATGACTATGTTTTGCTGAATAAAAATAAATCCGAGAGAGGGAAAGATATTCTTGAAAAAAAGAATGTCCATTTCATTGAAACCTCCAAAGGAAAACTTTCCCGACAGCTGAAAATGGGAAAAGATGCCCAAAAACAAAACGCTGATGTATTTCACGGATTATCAGGTGAATTGCCCTTAAAATGGGATTCTAAACCCATCAAAAAAATAGTGACGGTTCATGATTTGATTTTCGTAAGATATCCACAGTATTATTCTTTTTTCGACCGGAAAATTCATCTTTGGAAATTTAAAAAAGCCACGTCGATGGCTGACGAAGTGATTGCTATTTCTGAACAGACGAAGCAGGATATAATGGACTTTTTAAAAGTTCCGGAAAGTAAAATTACCGTCATTTATCAGGGCTGTCATAATGCTTTTAAAGAAGAGCAGTCAGAAGAATTAATTAAGGCTGTAAAGGCCAAATTTCAGCTTCCCGAAAGGTTTATTCTGAATGTAGGAACCATTGAGGACAGAAAAAATCTTTTGAGTGTTGTGAAAGCAATAAAAGATACCGGTATTCCGTTGGTTGTTGTCGGGAAAAAAGCAAAATATTTCAGGAAAATCGAAGATTTTATTCAGAAAAATAAGATGGAAAAGCAGGTTCATTTCCTCGAAGGTGTATCGATGGATGAGCTGGCAGTAATCTACAAACTGGCTGATATTTTCGTCTATCCGAGCTTTTTCGAAGGCTTTGGAATTCCTGTGATTGAGGCTCTCTTTTCAAAAACGGTGACTATTACGAGCAATACCAGCTGTCTTCCTGAGGCAGGCGGACCGGATTCTGTTTACATCGATCCTGAAAATTATTTAGATCTTCAGTCTAAAATTAAATTTTTATGGGACAATGAGTCGGAACGTAAACGCCGTGCTGATAAGGGGTTTGACTTTGTTCAGAAGTTTAATGATGAAGCCATTGCAAAAGAACTCATGACGCTTTATCAAAAAAATAAATAG
- the hisG gene encoding ATP phosphoribosyltransferase yields MSKLKIAIQKSGRLYEESLQLLKDCGIFVNNGKDQLKVSVDNFPMEIMYLRNSDIPQYLEDGVVDIAIVGENLLVEKQKNIEIIQQLGFSKCRVSLAVPKEVETDDLNYFQGKKIATSYPNTLRKFLESNNISADIHIISGSVEIAPNIGLADGICDIVSSGSTLFKNGLRETVVLLKSEAVLAQTSLLDAGKVKILDKFLFRIKSVLKAKNSKYILMNVPNDKIQDISNVLPVLKSPTVIPLAEEGWSSIHSVIDELRFWDVIDELKENGAQDILIIPIDKMVI; encoded by the coding sequence ATGAGTAAATTAAAAATTGCAATTCAAAAAAGCGGCCGGTTATACGAAGAGTCTTTACAGCTATTGAAAGATTGCGGGATATTCGTGAATAACGGCAAGGATCAACTCAAAGTTTCTGTAGATAATTTTCCGATGGAGATCATGTATCTGCGCAATTCCGACATTCCTCAATATCTGGAAGATGGAGTCGTAGATATCGCTATTGTAGGGGAAAATCTGTTGGTCGAGAAACAGAAAAATATTGAGATTATCCAGCAATTGGGATTCTCAAAATGCAGAGTTTCTTTGGCAGTTCCGAAAGAAGTAGAAACGGATGATCTCAATTATTTCCAAGGTAAAAAAATTGCTACCTCTTATCCAAATACCCTTAGAAAATTCTTAGAATCGAATAATATCTCTGCCGATATTCATATCATTTCAGGTTCCGTAGAAATTGCTCCGAATATTGGTCTGGCAGACGGGATTTGCGATATTGTAAGTTCCGGAAGTACGTTGTTTAAAAACGGATTGAGAGAAACCGTAGTGTTATTAAAATCGGAGGCTGTCCTGGCCCAAACTTCTCTTTTAGATGCTGGAAAAGTGAAAATCCTTGATAAATTTTTGTTTAGAATTAAATCGGTCTTAAAGGCAAAAAATTCAAAATATATTCTGATGAATGTTCCGAATGATAAGATCCAGGATATTTCAAATGTTCTTCCTGTATTGAAAAGTCCGACCGTGATTCCTTTGGCCGAGGAAGGGTGGAGCAGTATTCATTCAGTGATTGATGAACTGAGGTTCTGGGATGTCATCGATGAATTGAAGGAGAATGGCGCACAGGATATTTTAATCATTCCAATTGATAAAATGGTGATCTGA
- the hisD gene encoding histidinol dehydrogenase yields the protein MKINTYPKREIWQELVKRPIIERNEISKIIENIFTEVENKGDEAMFSFNKQFDKVEIESLKVSENELNDAGNSISEDLKAAIQQAKENITKFHASQIADIEKIETTKGVVCWREIRAIEKVGIYIPGGTAPLFSTVLMLAVPAQLAGCKEIILCSPADKNGNINPAILYTAQLCGVSQVFKIGGAQAIAGLTFGTESIPQVYKIFGPGNQFVVAAKEYAQKFGVAIDMPAGPSEVLVIADQQADPGFCAADLLSQAEHGSDSQVIFISDNEKIINQTIEEIEKQIKLLPRNELAQNSLNNSHFILLENIEQALEFSNLYAPEHLILAIENFENYIPKIQNAGSVFLGNYSCESAGDYASGTNHTLPTNGFARNYSGVSLDSFLKKITFQNISKQGIQNLGKTIELMAEAEGLSAHKNAVSIRLKQVENDNN from the coding sequence ATGAAAATAAATACATACCCAAAGAGAGAAATCTGGCAGGAATTGGTAAAACGACCGATTATTGAAAGAAATGAAATCTCAAAAATTATAGAAAATATTTTCACGGAAGTAGAAAATAAGGGAGATGAAGCAATGTTCAGTTTTAATAAACAGTTTGATAAGGTTGAAATTGAAAGTCTTAAAGTTTCGGAAAATGAATTAAATGACGCTGGAAATTCGATCAGCGAAGATCTGAAGGCTGCTATTCAGCAGGCAAAGGAAAATATCACAAAGTTTCATGCTTCTCAAATTGCTGATATTGAAAAGATTGAAACCACAAAAGGCGTGGTTTGCTGGCGAGAAATTCGTGCGATTGAAAAAGTGGGAATTTATATTCCCGGAGGTACGGCACCGCTTTTTTCAACGGTTTTAATGCTTGCGGTTCCGGCGCAGCTGGCCGGCTGTAAGGAGATTATTCTTTGTTCACCAGCTGATAAAAACGGGAATATCAACCCTGCGATTTTGTATACGGCACAGTTGTGTGGAGTAAGTCAGGTTTTTAAAATAGGTGGTGCTCAGGCAATCGCAGGATTAACATTCGGTACAGAATCGATTCCCCAGGTGTATAAAATTTTCGGACCCGGAAATCAGTTTGTGGTTGCGGCCAAAGAATATGCTCAGAAGTTTGGGGTCGCGATCGATATGCCTGCAGGACCGAGTGAGGTTTTGGTCATTGCTGATCAACAGGCAGATCCTGGGTTTTGTGCAGCCGATTTACTTTCACAAGCTGAACACGGAAGCGACAGTCAGGTGATTTTTATTTCCGATAATGAGAAAATTATTAACCAAACTATCGAAGAGATAGAAAAACAAATCAAACTGCTTCCGCGAAATGAGTTGGCTCAAAATTCTCTGAATAACAGTCATTTTATCTTGCTGGAGAATATCGAACAAGCTCTTGAATTTAGTAATTTATATGCTCCCGAACATCTTATTCTGGCCATTGAAAATTTTGAAAACTATATTCCGAAGATTCAGAATGCGGGTTCTGTTTTTCTGGGAAATTACTCATGTGAAAGTGCCGGAGATTATGCGAGCGGAACCAACCATACTTTACCAACCAACGGATTCGCAAGGAACTACAGTGGTGTTTCGCTCGACAGTTTTTTGAAGAAAATCACTTTTCAGAATATTTCAAAACAAGGAATACAGAATTTAGGAAAAACGATAGAGTTGATGGCCGAAGCAGAAGGTTTGTCAGCTCACAAAAATGCAGTTTCCATCCGATTAAAACAAGTAGAAAATGACAACAATTAA
- the hisC gene encoding histidinol-phosphate transaminase: MTTININSFVRKNILNLQPYISFRDHNEFKAPVLLDANENPFGECNRYPDSTQKKLKQKLSQVKNIPANQIAIGNGSDELIDLIIKVFCEPKTDSVLMMNPSFAMYGFYAAINENKVVKLNLNDDFDIDKEFFLNIINANQLKIFFLCSPNNPTGNSIEDIEFYIKNFNGIVVVDEAYIEFSQQKSALALLGKYPNLIVLQTFSKAWGKAGARVGVAYASEEIINFINLVKAPYNVNSLSQDLIMKTLENTTEFNQSVKNILTEREWLREEFENLKCINKVYPTDANFFLVDFEDIEKVYENLTSGEILTSKRAPAIPNCIRINIGTRAENEKLINILKNC; encoded by the coding sequence ATGACAACAATTAATATCAATTCATTCGTTCGAAAGAACATTCTCAACTTACAACCCTATATAAGTTTCAGAGATCATAACGAATTTAAGGCTCCTGTGCTATTGGATGCCAACGAAAATCCTTTTGGTGAGTGTAATCGTTATCCGGATTCTACTCAGAAAAAATTAAAGCAAAAGCTGTCTCAGGTTAAAAATATTCCGGCTAATCAAATAGCAATTGGAAATGGAAGCGATGAACTTATTGATCTGATTATTAAAGTGTTTTGCGAACCGAAAACAGATTCAGTTTTAATGATGAATCCTTCTTTCGCGATGTATGGTTTTTATGCAGCGATTAATGAAAACAAAGTCGTAAAGCTTAATTTAAATGATGATTTTGATATTGATAAAGAGTTTTTTTTAAATATAATTAATGCAAATCAATTAAAAATATTCTTTTTATGTTCACCCAATAATCCGACAGGAAACAGCATTGAGGATATTGAGTTTTATATTAAAAATTTCAATGGAATTGTGGTTGTCGATGAAGCTTATATCGAATTTTCTCAACAGAAATCTGCGTTAGCTTTATTGGGTAAATATCCTAATCTTATTGTACTGCAAACCTTTTCAAAGGCTTGGGGAAAAGCCGGCGCGAGGGTTGGGGTTGCGTACGCTTCAGAAGAAATTATCAATTTTATCAATTTGGTAAAGGCGCCGTATAATGTCAATTCTTTAAGTCAGGACTTAATTATGAAGACTCTTGAAAATACAACTGAATTTAATCAAAGTGTTAAAAATATACTGACTGAAAGAGAATGGCTTCGTGAAGAATTTGAAAATTTAAAGTGTATCAATAAAGTATATCCCACAGATGCTAACTTCTTTTTAGTTGATTTTGAAGATATTGAAAAGGTTTATGAAAATCTTACTTCAGGTGAAATTCTGACCAGTAAAAGAGCACCTGCCATCCCCAATTGCATCCGAATTAATATCGGGACGCGAGCTGAAAATGAAAAACTGATTAATATCCTAAAAAACTGTTGA